From Phycodurus eques isolate BA_2022a chromosome 13, UOR_Pequ_1.1, whole genome shotgun sequence, a single genomic window includes:
- the nmnat3 gene encoding nicotinamide/nicotinic acid mononucleotide adenylyltransferase 3 isoform X2: MSPYTKTFLERKNYIQGIFAILRRSLTKMPIQHVPLVLLACGSFNPITNQHMRLFELARDHMQSTGQYQVVGGIVSPVSDGYGKQGLVLAKHRIAMAKLALQSSNWVKADEWESQQPDWTETVVTMRHPSSAEAAVWS; encoded by the exons ATGAGTCCTTACACCAAAACATTTCTAGAAAGGAAAAACTACATCCAAG GTATTTTTGCCATCTTGAGAAGGTCTTTAACCAAAATGCCCATCCAGCATGTGCCGCTAGTCTTGTTAGCCTGCGGCTCCTTCAATCCCATCACCAACCAGCACATGAGGCTGTTTGAGCTGGCCAGAGACCACATGCAAAGCACAG GCCAATACCAAGTAGTGGGTGGCATTGTGTCTCCTGTGAGTGACGGCTATGGGAAGCAAGGCCTGGTGCTAGCAAAGCACAGGATTGCTATGGCAAAGCTAGCGCTCCAGAGCTCAAACTGGGTCAAAGCTGACGAATGGGAGAGCCAGCAGCCGGACTGGACTGAAACAGTGGTCACCATGAG ACACCCCTCCTCAGCTGAAGCTGCTGTGTGGAGCTGA